The sequence GCCCAATCTTTTTTCATCCTTGGAAAAAAGAAATCAATTCATTTAATATAATATTTATTCCGACTTTAAATTGCCCTGTGAATTTTATCGTGGTATAGTAATATAAAAAAATGTAAATGTTGGTGCTCATCGCACTTAGACGCGTCAAAACCGAAAAAAGCGGGGTGCCAATCGTGGGATCGCAGCAGTACCATTATCCCCTCTCCGGAGATTATGCACGGGAATCGGTTCCCGCCAGTGCCCGCCGCCACTGGCTCTCCCTGTCGCTGATCTGGATCGGGGGAGGCATCGATTTGGCGGGAATCCTTCTCGGCACGCAGATCGGATTGGGCATGTCCTTTGAAAACGCCATGATCGCCACCTTTGTCGGATCCCTCATCCTGGCCGTGGTCGGAGCCCTCACCTGCTATGTGGGCAGCGAAACCGGGATGTCCACCGCGATGCTCACCCGGTTCGTCTTTGGAGAATACGGCGCGCGCATCGCCTCCCTGATCATCGGAATCACCGGAATGGGTTGGTTCGGAGTCCAGACGGGCTTTTTCGCGGTCAGCGGACAAATGATCGTCAAAGAACTGGCCGGGGTCGAAGTCTCCATGCCGGTCGCGGCCCTGATCGGCGGTTTGCTGATGATGTCCACCGCCGTCATCGGCTACAAGGCGATCGAATGGCTCAGCGTCATCGCCGTCCCGATCATGTTCGGAATTCTCGTCGGCATCCTTATCGTCGTGATTCCTTCCCAGTCCTTTTGGGAAGCCGTCCATGTTGAACCGGTTGCGGACACGATTCCCCTCGGTCTGGGCATCTCCCTGGTCACCTCCCTGTTCCTCGTCGGAGCCATCGCCGCACCGGATATCGGCCGGTGGGCCCGCTCCAAAAAGGACTCCATCCTGGCCGCCGTTGTCGGGTTTCTCATCGGCAACAGCCTGATGCTGGTGATCGCCGTCATCATCGCCAAATACACCTCCAACGCCGAGTTCATCCAGGTGATGTTCGGCATCGGATGGGGCGGTTTGGCGGCCATTCTGTTTGTGTTGGGCACCTGGACGACCAATGACAACGGATTGTACTCGACGGGACTCGCCCTCTCCGTCGCCCTGCCCAAATGGTCGAGGCCGACCCTGGTCATCGTGGCCGGGTTGATCGGAACGGCCCTGGCGGTGTTCAACATCTACGACAGCTTCATCACCTTCCTGACCATCCTGTCGGCCTTCGTCTCGCCGATCGGAGGGGTCTTCATCGCGGAGTATTATCTTCTGAACCGGCAACGCTTTACCATGGCCTTTGTCCGGGACAAGAGGATCCCCCGTCTCTATTGGCATTCCATCGTCGTCTGGGTGGCCGCCACGCTGGTGGGGCTCGCCACCTCCCCGGCGAGCGAGGGAGGATTCGGGTTGTTTCAGCTGACCCGGATTCCGGCATTGGACGCGTTTTTGGCCGCTTTCATCCTTCAGTGGATCGTCGGAAGCATCGTGAAGCGCAGCAACTCCAAAAAAGCGGAAGAGACGGCCGAATCGGCCTGAAAAAAGGATGAAAGCGGATGGATGCGCTAAATGTCCATACCCTCGAACATCGGCCGGACTTGTTTCAGGATCTTGAAAAGGTGCATGAGGGATCCTTTCCGGACTACGTCATCGAGGGCGACCGGCACAACGCCGAATATTGGGGCCGGGTGCTCGAAGCGTTTCCTTCCCTGCAATTCGTCCTGTGCGATGAACGGGAAAACGTCCTGGCCAGCGGGCACGCCCTGCCGCTGGCCTGGGACGGAACCGTGGAGGACCTTCCCTCCGGCTACGACGGGGCCCTTGTCCGGGGATTCGGGGAGCGCCGATCCCCCGACACCCTGTGCGCTCTTTCGGTGATCGTGGCCAAAAATCACCGGGGAAAGGGGCTCAGCAGCCGGGCGGTATCCGTGATGAAGCAGCTGGCCCAGCGGCACGGATTCTCCCGTCTGATCGCACCGGTGCGCCCCAACCGCAAGAGCCTGTACCCCCTCACGCCGATGGAGCGGTATATCCGCTGGCGGCTGGAGGACGGCTCCCCCTTCGATCCCTGGCTTCGCGTGCACTGGAAGCTCGGCGCCCAAATCCTGAAGGTGGCCTTCAATTCCATGGAGGTGCGGGGAACGGTCGCGGAGTGGGAGAAATGGACCGGCATGCGCTTTCCGGAAAGCGGGGAATATGTGGTTCCCGGCGCCCTGACGCCGGTTACGATGGATCTGGAAAAGGATGAAGGGGTTTATCTCGAGCCCAACGTGTGGATGGCATACCGCCTTTGAGGGCGATGAAAACTGAAACCGCAGAGGCGGAAGCGCCGCGTTTCCTCCCGCGGCGCTTCCGCTTTTCACAAATTCCCGCAATATACCCCGAACTTTTTCCGTCACGACCCTTCGTCACCGACTTCCCCGAAAGGCCCCCGATCCCTTTGCGGAAAAGGGCCGCACCGCCCCATGCCCGGAGGCGGCGTATCCCCCTTTGGTTCGCCTGTTTCGCCCGCCTGCACGGCAACCTCTTTCAACCACCGCATGTTGGCCTCCCACAGCCGGCGATCCCCCCGCTCAAGGGCGTGAAGCAAACCGTGAAGCGGAGCCAGCCTGCGGTACAGGTCCGCCCGGAGCCAGAAGGTCCCCTCCCGGCCTCCGGTTCCGTGCTTGGCGACCTCCCGGGCGAAGGTTTCCCCCAGCTCATGCCACAGGGCGGCAAAGTCGAGGGCCGGGTCACCCAAACACGCATCTCCCCAATCGATCACTCCGGACAGGCGACCGTTTCGAATCAGCACGTGATCGGCGCTCAGATCCCCGTGTATGGGAGTCAGCCGGAGCGAAGGGGAATCCAGCATTTCCAGCAACCGTCGGCACCAGAGCCGCACCGCGGCTTCCAGAAAAGGGTCCAATTCCTTCAGCAACCGCCCCTCCCACCTTCGGACCCGCCTTTGCCAGACGGCGACCCAATCGGGCTGCTCCACGGAATCGGATGGAAACACCTCTCCCGGCGGCAGCGAGTGAAGGGCCGAAAGAAAGCGGCCCAGATCGGCGGAAACATCGGGAGGAATGCTGCGGGCATCCGACAGGGAAAGGCCCGTCACTTTCCGGTAGCCGCCGAAGGGGAGCGGCGGATCCCAGCAGATCCATTCATAACGGGGAACGGAAACCGGCAGGTTGGGGGAGGCCTTCTCCAGGAAAGCGGCTTCCCTTTTCAATTGGACAATCCCTTCCGGGCGGCGGGGAAAGCGGAACATCCACTCCCCGTTCACCTCCAGCACAAAAAAGTCCCATCCGGCGCGGATCGGGCGGAAAGACCGGATGCGCAGGCCGGAGGCGGCCCTTTGGACGCTCCGCAGACATCGTGTCGGATCCATCGTTTCACCCTTCCTCGTTTGGCGGATTCGACCCCTTTCCTATCGCCCATGCTTTTCCCGAAAAAGGCGGCATTCATTTTCCGGCCCCCTGCCGATGACGGCCGCACCGACCAGACCGATTGCCGCTCCGCGTCGTGCGGGTGGTGATCCCCCGGCTGTGATCATCCCCCCATCCCCGGAGGACTCCCTTCCACAGACCGCCTCCGAGCCGCAACCGGATCGAATCTCCTCCGCCGCGTTCGGCCATTCCCGCGGAGGAACAAAGTCACGGCTTGAAGGATGCGTCCGGCCTTTTCCCTTGAATTGGCGGCTGGCGAAAACAATATCCCGCAGCCGCGGAAAAGCGCGTTTGTCCTTTCCACGGGCCGATTGCCCCCGGGGGATAAATCACCTTCCCGCCCGCTTCGCTTTCCGCATGCTTTCCGCGGAAACCGGATGACCGGCAAGCCCTCCCGCAGGCAAAACGGATCTTTCGAGGAGCCGCCTGAATCGTCGGAAGACGTGACCGCTGCCGCCCGCATCTGGCTTGACATCACCTGTCATCCGCTTGTTTGTCTCAGAAAAGATGTTACGCCCTTGACCTCTCCGGAAAACCCGCTTTATTAAAAGAAAACCCTCCCCGCGGGAGGGCGTCACCAACCGCGCCGGCCGGAGATTTTCGGCCGGGCCACGTCTCTCTTTCGGTCAAAAGGAGAAAATCACGGTTTCAGATGCTTCACGAAGAAATCGGTGATGGCATTGTAGCAGCGGATCCGGTTTTCCAGCTTCAGCACGTCGTGCCCCTCATTTTCAAACAGCAGATATTCCACGTCTTTGCCCAGCTTCTTCAGGTGCGCCACCAGATCCCGGGACTCGGCCTCCACCACCCGGGGATCGTTTTTCCCCTGGATCACCAGGAGCGGACAGGCAATGTTCTCAATATAAGTGCGGGGAGACCGTTCGACCAGGAAATCCCGGTCCTTGTCCGGATCGCCGACGGCAATGGCGAAGTAGGGCTTCCAGGTTTCCGGAATCCGGTTCATGAAATTGACCAAATCATAGGGGCCGAACATGTCCACCGCCGCCGACCACAGCTCCGGATGGCGCGACGCCAGCATCAGGGTCATGTAACCGCCGTAGGAACGGCCCACCACCCCCGACCGGGAGGTGTCGATGCGCGGGTCCCGGGACAGCTTCTTCATGGCGTGGACATGGTCAAGGCGATCCCTGCCGCCCCAATCCCGGTCCACCTGTTTGGTGTAATTCAGTCCGTAGCCGGTGCTCCCCCGCACATTGGGAACAAAGACGGCGAAGCCCTTCAGGGTGAGAAACTGGATCAACGGCATGGAGAACCAGGTGAAATCCGGCCGTTCCTGGCTCTGGGGTCCTCCGTGGATGTAGTACACCAGGGGGCGGGGCCCTTCATAACCCAGTTCTTCGGCGGGCAGGTAAAGGCGGGCGGAAATGCGCAATCCGTCAAAGGATTCGAAGGATGCATCCTCCCCCGGAGACAGGAGTTTTTCGTCCAGCCCCAGCGGCCGCTCCCGGGTGTGTCGGACCACCTGATCGCGCTTCTCCCCCTGGACCGTGTAAATCTGGGTGGGCGATGTCGCCGAGGAGAAGGACAAAACGTACCGGTCCCTTTCCCGGTCGTAGTGAATCGAGTCCAACACCCCCTGATCCAGGGGCGCCTTTCCGACAACGACGGTGCGGAGTTGCATCCGCAGGGCCTCTTCGTCAAAGGTTCCCTCATACATCCAGGAGACTCCGTCGATGTTGAAGCCCACCAGGTAGCGATCATCCTTCAGGTGCTCCAGGGATTCCATCTCTCCCTTTCCCCTGTGCACCGCGCCCACCACTTCGACGGGTTTCACCTCCCGGGGATCCCTCAGGTCCAGATATCCGAGCCCGTAGGTATCCTCGTGCAGGGCGGTGAGGAAGAGCAGACCCCGGTCCCCCGGCGTGAAATGGCAGGCATGGATGGCGTTCGGCGGAACCTTTTCCCCCTCGGCGCGTTCCTCCAGCGGTTTTCCGTAAAGCAGGGAAAGCCCTTCCCCTTCCTTCCACAGATAGAGGACGTGATCTCCCAGCGTGTAGCTGTCCAGCAGGACGGCCTTCGTGTGGTCGGCGTTCACCCCGGCAATGAAGGCATTCCATTTGCTTTCGCCCAGCTTCTCCAGAGTTCCCGCTTCCAGCCGGCCGCGCCAGGCCACGTGGAGGGACTCCGAACGGGATTCGGCGCTTAGGTAGACGATGTTTCGTTCCGAATCGCTCTTCGGCATATGGACGCGCCATCCGTTGAAGGCATCGCCGAAGGCCGGTTCCGGAAATCCCCCCTCCAGGGGAATGAGCATGGGCTGGTAATTCTCGTCACCGTCCCGGTCGATCATCACCAGAATTTTTCCCAGTTCCGGAAAAACAGCGTAGGGTTCTCCCCCGATCAATACCGGGTTCTGCAGGGCGATGCCGGCGGGCAGAAGCGGCTCGGGTACGCTCCCCCCTTCGTCCATTGCGTACAAGCTGAGGCGACCGCTCAAATTGCTGAGGAAATACAGCCGACCGTCCACCTGTCTGGGGCAAAGGAACAGGCGGGTGGTGAGAAGCGATTCGATCCGCGCCATGATATCCTCCTTAAGACAACGTATGTTTCATGGAGAAAACTTGTCTCCATTTTCCAGTATAACAGGGGAATCCGGATGGCGGAAAGAAAATTCAAAACCGGGGAAAACCGACCCCTGCGGCGCGGATGGCGAATCCCTTACCCCTCCGCTTTGGACAAATTGAGAATCACCGTGCCGATCAGGATCAACGCAATCCCGAAAACCCGCAGGGCATTGAGCGTTTCGCCCCATAAAAACAGGCCGATCAAAACGACCCCGACGGTGCCCAACCCGGACCAAATGGCGTAGGCGATGCCGAGGGGAATCTGTTTCAGGCTGAGGGAAAACCAGTAAAAGGCGGCCCCGTATCCGACCACGACCAACAAACTCGGCCACAACCGGCTGAAACCCTGCGACGCCTTGAGGGAACTGGTGGCGATCACTTCGCTGACGATGGCCAAAAGCAAATACAAAAAATGCCTCAATTCCCGTCACCTCCCCTCCACTTTCGCATCGGCGAACGCACCGATCTCCGCTGGCGGAGAGGTTGAAGCATCCAGCGGCGGGACCCGGCGGTGAGCCGTGCGGCGCCCTCCCGCCTTCAACGTCCCTTGCCTCTCTCCATCCGCATCGCTTGGATAAACTCCGCTTCGGTGAGATACGTTTCCCTGCGTCCAAGGCTCCACCCCAGCCGGGTAATGTGGGGCGCCTCGAGTCCTGTCCGCTCCAGCAGTTCCCTCCGGGAAAAAATCTCCCTCGGATTACCGTCCGCAAGCACGGTCCCCCGGTGAAAGACAATCACCCGTTCAAAGTTCCCCGCGACGAAATCCATATCATGCAGGATGGCCATCACCAGTTTTCCCCGCTCTTTCAGCTCCCCGATCACCCGCCGGACGATGGCGACACCCGCATGATCCTGGGCGATCGTCGGCTCGTCCAGGATGAGAATTTCCGGTTCCATGGCGACGATGGAGGCGATGCAGACCCGTTTCTTCTCCGACAAGCCCAAATCCTGAGGATTTTCGGCGGCCCTGTCCCCGAGGCCCACCATCTCCAAAGCCTGACGGGCTTTCTCCTTCGCCCTTTCCAAATCTTCGCCGATGTTCAGCGGTCCGAACATCACCTCATCCAGGACCGTCGACTTGAAAATCTGGTCGTTGGGATTTTGAAAAACCAGGCCGATATACGGCGCGAGCGCCGCCGCCGTCATTTGGTTCGCCGGGCGGCCGAGGATAGAAATCTCTCCCCTCGTGGGCTTCAGCAGTCCTTTCAGCAGTTTTGCGAATGTCGTCTTGCCGGAGCCGTTTTGCCCGACGATGGCCGTCGACCGCCCGTCAAATTCCAGCGTGATCCCCTTGAGGACCTCTTCTCCCGGCCGGTAGGAAAAGGACAGGTCCTTCACGGCAATCCGGATCATCTTCCCTTCAACACCTCGCAGGCCTCCTCCAACGTCACGGGAAAGTGGGAGCTTCCTTCCCTCCTGGCGTCCAACTCCCGGCAAACGCGGGTGTAAACCGGCGGTGCGACGCCGAACCGCATCAGATCCTCCCGGGAAAAAACCGCCGCCGGAGTGTCAAACTGGATCAGCTTCCCTTCGTCGAGGAGCAGCACCCGGTTGCAATAGCGGGCGATCTTCTCCATTTTGTGCTCCACCAGAATGACGGTCATCCCTTCTTCGCTCAGGCGATGAATGGCGCGAAAAACCTCTTCGGTCCCCTGCGGATCCAACTGGGAAGTGGGTTCATCCAATACGATGATTTCCGGTTTCAGGGCGATGACGCCGGCGATGGCCATCCGCTGCGCCTGACCGCCGGACAATTCGAAGGGATTGCGGTCCTTTACATCCTCCAACCCCAGGAGATGAAGGGCGAAATCGACCCGCTCGATCATCTCCTTCCGGGGGACGCCCATGTTTTCCAGGCCGAAGGCCACCTCTTCGTAGACGGTCC comes from Planifilum fulgidum and encodes:
- a CDS encoding S9 family peptidase; this encodes MARIESLLTTRLFLCPRQVDGRLYFLSNLSGRLSLYAMDEGGSVPEPLLPAGIALQNPVLIGGEPYAVFPELGKILVMIDRDGDENYQPMLIPLEGGFPEPAFGDAFNGWRVHMPKSDSERNIVYLSAESRSESLHVAWRGRLEAGTLEKLGESKWNAFIAGVNADHTKAVLLDSYTLGDHVLYLWKEGEGLSLLYGKPLEERAEGEKVPPNAIHACHFTPGDRGLLFLTALHEDTYGLGYLDLRDPREVKPVEVVGAVHRGKGEMESLEHLKDDRYLVGFNIDGVSWMYEGTFDEEALRMQLRTVVVGKAPLDQGVLDSIHYDRERDRYVLSFSSATSPTQIYTVQGEKRDQVVRHTRERPLGLDEKLLSPGEDASFESFDGLRISARLYLPAEELGYEGPRPLVYYIHGGPQSQERPDFTWFSMPLIQFLTLKGFAVFVPNVRGSTGYGLNYTKQVDRDWGGRDRLDHVHAMKKLSRDPRIDTSRSGVVGRSYGGYMTLMLASRHPELWSAAVDMFGPYDLVNFMNRIPETWKPYFAIAVGDPDKDRDFLVERSPRTYIENIACPLLVIQGKNDPRVVEAESRDLVAHLKKLGKDVEYLLFENEGHDVLKLENRIRCYNAITDFFVKHLKP
- a CDS encoding energy-coupling factor ABC transporter ATP-binding protein gives rise to the protein MKKVIVEHLKYRYPQAETLALDDLSFEVDEGEMIGIIGRNGAGKSTLCQALVGLVPHFYRGAYGGRVTVAGLEVLKSSVGRLSAKVGIVFQNPFTQVTGAKWTVYEEVAFGLENMGVPRKEMIERVDFALHLLGLEDVKDRNPFELSGGQAQRMAIAGVIALKPEIIVLDEPTSQLDPQGTEEVFRAIHRLSEEGMTVILVEHKMEKIARYCNRVLLLDEGKLIQFDTPAAVFSREDLMRFGVAPPVYTRVCRELDARREGSSHFPVTLEEACEVLKGR
- a CDS encoding GNAT family N-acetyltransferase, producing MDALNVHTLEHRPDLFQDLEKVHEGSFPDYVIEGDRHNAEYWGRVLEAFPSLQFVLCDERENVLASGHALPLAWDGTVEDLPSGYDGALVRGFGERRSPDTLCALSVIVAKNHRGKGLSSRAVSVMKQLAQRHGFSRLIAPVRPNRKSLYPLTPMERYIRWRLEDGSPFDPWLRVHWKLGAQILKVAFNSMEVRGTVAEWEKWTGMRFPESGEYVVPGALTPVTMDLEKDEGVYLEPNVWMAYRL
- a CDS encoding phosphotransferase family protein, with the protein product MDPTRCLRSVQRAASGLRIRSFRPIRAGWDFFVLEVNGEWMFRFPRRPEGIVQLKREAAFLEKASPNLPVSVPRYEWICWDPPLPFGGYRKVTGLSLSDARSIPPDVSADLGRFLSALHSLPPGEVFPSDSVEQPDWVAVWQRRVRRWEGRLLKELDPFLEAAVRLWCRRLLEMLDSPSLRLTPIHGDLSADHVLIRNGRLSGVIDWGDACLGDPALDFAALWHELGETFAREVAKHGTGGREGTFWLRADLYRRLAPLHGLLHALERGDRRLWEANMRWLKEVAVQAGETGEPKGDTPPPGMGRCGPFPQRDRGPFGEVGDEGS
- a CDS encoding energy-coupling factor ABC transporter ATP-binding protein, whose protein sequence is MIRIAVKDLSFSYRPGEEVLKGITLEFDGRSTAIVGQNGSGKTTFAKLLKGLLKPTRGEISILGRPANQMTAAALAPYIGLVFQNPNDQIFKSTVLDEVMFGPLNIGEDLERAKEKARQALEMVGLGDRAAENPQDLGLSEKKRVCIASIVAMEPEILILDEPTIAQDHAGVAIVRRVIGELKERGKLVMAILHDMDFVAGNFERVIVFHRGTVLADGNPREIFSRRELLERTGLEAPHITRLGWSLGRRETYLTEAEFIQAMRMERGKGR
- a CDS encoding purine-cytosine permease family protein, whose translation is MGSQQYHYPLSGDYARESVPASARRHWLSLSLIWIGGGIDLAGILLGTQIGLGMSFENAMIATFVGSLILAVVGALTCYVGSETGMSTAMLTRFVFGEYGARIASLIIGITGMGWFGVQTGFFAVSGQMIVKELAGVEVSMPVAALIGGLLMMSTAVIGYKAIEWLSVIAVPIMFGILVGILIVVIPSQSFWEAVHVEPVADTIPLGLGISLVTSLFLVGAIAAPDIGRWARSKKDSILAAVVGFLIGNSLMLVIAVIIAKYTSNAEFIQVMFGIGWGGLAAILFVLGTWTTNDNGLYSTGLALSVALPKWSRPTLVIVAGLIGTALAVFNIYDSFITFLTILSAFVSPIGGVFIAEYYLLNRQRFTMAFVRDKRIPRLYWHSIVVWVAATLVGLATSPASEGGFGLFQLTRIPALDAFLAAFILQWIVGSIVKRSNSKKAEETAESA
- a CDS encoding DMT family transporter; this encodes MRHFLYLLLAIVSEVIATSSLKASQGFSRLWPSLLVVVGYGAAFYWFSLSLKQIPLGIAYAIWSGLGTVGVVLIGLFLWGETLNALRVFGIALILIGTVILNLSKAEG